The proteins below come from a single Benincasa hispida cultivar B227 chromosome 4, ASM972705v1, whole genome shotgun sequence genomic window:
- the LOC120075623 gene encoding leishmanolysin homolog — MEETIRCSLCTARKFDAKIRFTVVVFEILLLLALDVAYAKSEGRQLERGAESIVSHSCIHDQILEQKRRPGLKVYSVTPQVYHVSGNAKPLHRKGRALLGVSELSDQQKSAKQPIRIYLNYDAVGHSPDRDCQKVGDIVKLGEPPVTSSFLGSPSCNPHNNPPISGDCWYNCTFDDISGEDKRHRLHKALGQTADWFRRALAVEPVKGNLRLSGYSACGQDGGVQLPREYVEEGIPNADLVLLVTTRPTTGNTLAWAVACERDQWGRAIAGHVNVAPRHLTAEAETLLSATLIHEVMHVLGFDPHAFAHFRDERKRRRSQVTEQVLDERLGRTVTRVVLPRVVMHSRYHYGAFSENFTGLELEDGGGRGTSGSHWEKRLLMNEIMTGSVDTRSVVSKMTLALLEDSGWYQANYSMADRLDWGRNQGNDFVTSPCNLWKGAYHCNTTQLSGCTYNREAEGYCPIVSYSGDLPQWARYFPQPNKGGQSSLADYCTYFVAYSDGSCTDTNSARAPDRMLGEVRGSNSRCMASSLVRTGFVRGSMTQGNGCYQHRCINNSLEVAVDGMWKVCPEAGGPVQFPGFNGELVCPAYHELCSKDSVSVPGKCPNTCNFNGDCVGGKCFCFLGYHGHDCSERSCPNNCSGHGRCLSNGLCECGNGYTGIDCSTAICDEQCSLHGGVCDNGICEFRCSDYAGYSCQNSSRLLSSLSVCRNVLQRDMTGQHCAPSEPSILQQLEEVVVMPNYHRLFPGGARKLFNIFGGSYCDAAAKQLACWISIQKCDQDGDNRLRVCHSACQSYNLACGASLDCSDQTLFSSEEEGEGQCTGSGEIKLSWFNRLRSNLFVSNSTSKGGTSVK, encoded by the exons atggaggagacGATTCGGTGTAGTCTATGTACTGCTCGTAAATTTGATGCTAAGATCCGTTTCACCGTTGTTGTATTTGAG ATTTTGCTTCTTCTGGCTTTGGATGTTGCATATGCAAAATCTGAAGGTCGCCAGTTAGAAAGGGGAGCTGAAAGCATTGTTTCACATTCCTGCATCCATGATCAGATACTAGAGCAAAAAAGGCGACCTGGGCTCAAGGTATACTCTGTTACACCCCAAGTTTACCACGTCTCTGGTAATGCAAAACCCCTTCATAGAAAGGGCAGAGCATTGCTTGGAGTTTCAGAATTATCGGATCAGCAAAAGAGTGCAAAACAACCTATCAGAATATATCTGAATTATGATGCCGTTGGTCATTCTCCTGATAGAGATTGCCAAAAAGTTGGCGACATTGTGAAG CTTGGAGAACCTCCTGTCACTAGTTCTTTTTTGGGCTCTCCTTCTTGCAATCCTCATAATAACCCTCCAATTTCGGGTGACTGCTGGTATAATTGCACTTTTGATGATATATCTGGGGAGGACAAAAGGCATCGACTGCACAAG GCTTTAGGTCAGACAGCAGATTGGTTTAGAAGGGCATTAGCCGTTGAACCCGTGAAAGGGAACTTGCGTCTAAGTGGATATTCTGCTTGTGGACAGGATGGAGGTGTGCAACTGCCACGTGAATATGTTGAAg AGGGTATTCCCAATGCAGATTTGGTTCTTTTAGTGACCACAAGGCCTACCACTGGGAACACACTTGCCTGGGCTGTTGCATGTGAACGCGATCAATGGGGCCGTGCAATTGCag GACATGTGAATGTTGCACCTCGGCATTTGACTGCTGAAGCAGAAACCTTACTATCAGCTACTCTTATACATGAG gttatgcACGTTCTTGGTTTTGATCCACATGCCTTTGCCCATTTTAGAGATGAGAGGAAAAGAAGGCGTAGTCAG GTAACAGAACAGGTCTTGGATGAAAGACTTGGGCGCACAGTGACTCGTGTGGTGCTACCACGAGTTGTTATGCATTCAAGATATCATTATGGG GCATTTTCAGAGAATTTCACAGGTTTAgagcttgaagatggaggaggacGTGGCACTTCAG GATCTCACTGGGAGAAAAGGCTTCTGATGAATGAAATTATGACTGGTTCAGTGGATACAAGATCTGTAGTTTCGAAAATGACGCTGGCTTTATTGGAAGATAGTGGATGGTACCAGGCCAACTATAGCATGGCAGATCGTCTTGATTGGGGACGCAACCAGGGAAATGATTTTGTCACTTCCCCCTGCAATCTATGGAAGGGGGCATACCATTGCAACACAACACAGTTGTCAGGATGTACATATAATAGGGAAGCAGAGGGTTACTGTCCAATTGTTAGCTATAGCGGGGATCTTCCTCAGTGGGCTCGATATTTTCCCCAACCTAACAAGG GGGGACAATCATCATTGGCCGATTATTGTACTTACTTTGTGGCTTACTCGGATGGGTCGTGCACTGACACCAACAGTGCACGTGCACCTGACAGAATGTTGGGTGAAGTACGAGGAAGTAACTCAAG GTGCATGGCCTCATCACTTGTGAGGACTGGGTTTGTAAGAGGTTCCATGACCCAAGGAAATGGTTGTTATCAGCATCGGTGCATTAACAATTCATTGGAG GTGGCTGTTGATGGTATGTGGAAAGTATGCCCTGAAGCTGGTGGACCAGTTCAGTTCCCTGGCTTCAATG GTGAATTAGTCTGCCCTGCATATCATGAACTTTGTAGCAAAGACTCGGTTTCAGTGCCTGGAAAGTGCCCCAATACTTGCAATTTCAATGGAGATTGTGTAGGTGGGAAGTGTTTTTGCTTTCTAGGCTATCATGGACATGATTGTAGCGAAC GATCTTGTCCCAATAACTGTAGTGGACATGGAAGGTGTCTTTCTAATGGACTTTGTGAATGTGGAAACGGTTACACTGGTATCGACTGCTCCACGG CTATTTGTGATGAGCAATGTAGCCTCCATGGTGGTGTATGTGATAATGGCATTTGCGAGTTCCGTTGTTCGGATTATGCTGGCTATTCATGTCAGAACAGCTCCAGGCTTCTATCAAGTCTCTCTGTTTGCAGAAATGTATTGCAAAGGGATATGACTGGCCAACACTGTGCACCCAGTGAACCGAGTATACTACAGCAGCTTGAGGAAGTTGTCGTCATGCCAAATTACCACCGTTTGTTTCCCGGTGGTGCACGGAAGCTTTTTAACATCTTTGGTGGTAGCTACTGCGATGCAGCTGCCAAGCAGTTGGCTTGCTGG ATTTCCATACAAAAGTGTGATCAAGATGGTGACAACAGACTCCGAGTATGCCATTCCGCTTGTCAGTCGTACAATCTAGCTTGTGGGGCATCGCTCGACTGCTCTGATCAGACCCTTTTCAGCAGCGAAGAGGAAGGTGAAGGGCAATGCACTGGGTCCGGTGAGATCAAATTGTCGTGGTTTAATCGATTGCGGAGTAACTTATTCGTAAGTAACAGCACCTCGAAAGGAGGAACGTCTGTAAAATAG
- the LOC120076435 gene encoding pathogenesis-related thaumatin-like protein 3.5 isoform X2 produces the protein MASPLSVFLLLAVFSLGNLAFATVFTLQNHCSYTLWPGTLSGNGAAVLGDGGFPLAPGASVQLTAPPGWSGRFWARTGCDFDGSGNGKCQTGDCGGTLKCIGGGVPPVTLAEFTIGSSSGDMDFYDISLVDGYNVGIGVRANGGTGDCQYAGCVADVNGICPSELQVTNSGSVVACKSACAAFNTPEFCCTDDHSTPQTCPPTPYSEMFKNACPAAYSYAYDDASSTCTCAGSDYLISFFPSG, from the exons ATGGCTTCCCCATTAAGTGTTTTTCTTCTGTTAGCTGTGTTTTCTCTTG GAAATTTGGCTTTTGCGACTGTTTTTACGCTTCAGAATCATTGCAGCTATACACTATGGCCGGGAACGCTCTCCGGCAATGGTGCGGCGGTTCTTGGCGACGGTGGATTCCCTCTAGCACCCGGTGCGTCGGTGCAATTGACTGCTCCGCCGGGCTGGTCCGGACGGTTCTGGGCACGAACCGGCTGTGACTTCGACGGCTCTGGCAATGGGAAATGCCAGACGGGTGACTGCGGTGGCACGCTTAAATGCATCGGCGGCGGTGTTCCGCCGGTCACGCTGGCGGAATTCACCATCGGTTCAAGCAGTGGCGATATGGATTTCTACGACATTAGCCTCGTCGATGGCTATAATGTGGGTATTGGCGTCCGGGCAAACGGCGGCACCGGCGACTGCCAGTATGCCGGCTGCGTCGCGGACGTGAACGGAATCTGCCCATCGGAGTTGCAGGTAACCAATTCCGGCTCCGTCGTGGCCTGTAAGAGCGCGTGCGCTGCCTTCAATACGCCGGAATTTTGCTGCACCGATGATCACTCGACGCCGCAGACATGCCCGCCGACGCCGTACTCAGAGATGTTCAAGAACGCCTGTCCGGCGGCGTACAGCTATGCATACGACGACGCTTCGAGCACGTGCACATGTGCCGGGTCGGACTACTTGATTAGCTTTTTCCCGTCGGGTTGA
- the LOC120076435 gene encoding pathogenesis-related thaumatin-like protein 3.5 isoform X1, with protein sequence MASPLSVFLLLAVFSLGNAGNLAFATVFTLQNHCSYTLWPGTLSGNGAAVLGDGGFPLAPGASVQLTAPPGWSGRFWARTGCDFDGSGNGKCQTGDCGGTLKCIGGGVPPVTLAEFTIGSSSGDMDFYDISLVDGYNVGIGVRANGGTGDCQYAGCVADVNGICPSELQVTNSGSVVACKSACAAFNTPEFCCTDDHSTPQTCPPTPYSEMFKNACPAAYSYAYDDASSTCTCAGSDYLISFFPSG encoded by the exons ATGGCTTCCCCATTAAGTGTTTTTCTTCTGTTAGCTGTGTTTTCTCTTGGTAATGCTG GAAATTTGGCTTTTGCGACTGTTTTTACGCTTCAGAATCATTGCAGCTATACACTATGGCCGGGAACGCTCTCCGGCAATGGTGCGGCGGTTCTTGGCGACGGTGGATTCCCTCTAGCACCCGGTGCGTCGGTGCAATTGACTGCTCCGCCGGGCTGGTCCGGACGGTTCTGGGCACGAACCGGCTGTGACTTCGACGGCTCTGGCAATGGGAAATGCCAGACGGGTGACTGCGGTGGCACGCTTAAATGCATCGGCGGCGGTGTTCCGCCGGTCACGCTGGCGGAATTCACCATCGGTTCAAGCAGTGGCGATATGGATTTCTACGACATTAGCCTCGTCGATGGCTATAATGTGGGTATTGGCGTCCGGGCAAACGGCGGCACCGGCGACTGCCAGTATGCCGGCTGCGTCGCGGACGTGAACGGAATCTGCCCATCGGAGTTGCAGGTAACCAATTCCGGCTCCGTCGTGGCCTGTAAGAGCGCGTGCGCTGCCTTCAATACGCCGGAATTTTGCTGCACCGATGATCACTCGACGCCGCAGACATGCCCGCCGACGCCGTACTCAGAGATGTTCAAGAACGCCTGTCCGGCGGCGTACAGCTATGCATACGACGACGCTTCGAGCACGTGCACATGTGCCGGGTCGGACTACTTGATTAGCTTTTTCCCGTCGGGTTGA
- the LOC120076434 gene encoding probable 1-acyl-sn-glycerol-3-phosphate acyltransferase 4: MDVSTPLQSDNTQKHKSLGPIRLMRGVICLAVFLSTAFMFLVYFAPIVTLSLRLFSLHYSRKATSIIFGFWLALWPFLFEVINGTKVVFYGDDIPANERVLLIANHRTEVDWMYLWDLALRKGSLGCIKYILKSSLMKLPLFGWGFHILEFIPVERKWEIDEPVMCQRLSTFRNPRDPLWLAVFPEGTDFTEAKCKKSQAYAAEVGLPVLKNVLLPKARGFCACLQTLRGSLDAVYDLTIAYKHQCPTFMDNVFGLGPSEVHIHIQRIPVGEIIPASDEGASAWLMDKFKLKDHLLSYFTANGYFPESRADEQLSSFKCTMNFILVVSLTAVFAYLTLYSNWAKAYVALSCIYLASVTYLRVQPEQDLGVLISTFISKKQSTE; this comes from the exons ATGGATGTTTCTACGCCACTGCAATCTGATAATAcacaaaaacataaatctctcgGTCCTATTAGGCTAATGAGAGGGGTGATTTGTTTAGCGGTGTTTCTATCCACTGCCTTCATGTTCTTAGTGTATTTTGCGCCTATAGTTACACTATCTTTGCGCCTTTTTAGTCTGCATTACAGTAGGAAGGCAACTTCCATTATTTTCGGTTTCTGGCTGGCTCTGTGGCCCTTTCTGTTTGAAGTGATAAATGGGACTAAAGTTGTCTTCTATGGGGATGATATTCCAGCAAATGAACGTGTTTTACTAATTGCCAACCACAGAACTGAAGTTGATTGGATGTATTTGTGGGACCTTGCATTGCGAAAAGGGTCCTTAGGCTGCATCAAATACATCCTTAAAAGCAGCTTAATGAAGCTGCCTCTCTTTGGTTGGGGATTTCACATTTTGGAGTTCATTCCTGTTGAGAGGAAATGGGAAATCGATGAACCAGTTATGTGCCAAAGACTTTCGACGTTTAGAAATCCTCGAGATCCCTTGTGGCTTGCTGTTTTTCCTGAGGGAACCGATTTTAC GGAGGCAAAATGCAAGAAGAGTCAAGCATATGCTGCTGAAGTTGGACTTCCGGTGCTGAAAAATGTTCTACTTCCAAAAGCAAGAGGTTTTTGTGCTTGCTTACAAACCCTACGAGGTTCCCTCGATGCAG TTTATGATCTGACTATTGCCTACAAGCATCAATGTCCTACCTTTATGGATAATGTCTTCGGCCTCGGTCCTTCAGAAGTTCACATTCATATTCAACGGATCCCTGTTGGTGAGATCATCCCCGCATCAGATGAAGGAGCTTCGGCTTGGTTAATGGATAAATTCAAGCTCAAGGATCATTTGCTCTCATATTTCACTGCTAATGGCTATTTCCCAGAGTCAAGAGCAGACGAACAACTTTCTTCCTTCAAGTGCACAATGAACTTCATACTGGTCGTTTCCTTGACAGCCGTCTTTGCTTACCTTACTTTGTATTCAAATTGGGCCAAAGCGTATGTAGCTTTATCTTGTATATATCTTGCTTCCGTTACATATCTCAGAGTACAACCAGAGCAAGATTTAGGCGTTTTGATATCAACGTTCATTAGCAAGAAACAAAGCACTGAATAA
- the LOC120076558 gene encoding elongation of fatty acids protein 3-like yields the protein MPTVSRYWLSEHPSIVNFRWSHSQSWGSTWSFLVGTVTLYLLAAVFLRLSTILLRRDRPVPLGLIPAVHSLSMAVISAVIFAGILFSAAAEIRDTRWLWRRSRTRTTPFQWLLCFPIGTRPSGRVFFWSYIFYLSRYLHLLRTFFTVLRCRRLPLFHLFNHSILILTSFLWLEFAQSFQILAILSTTLLHTLVYGYRFLTAVGLPAACFPFVLNCQAALLSCNLLYHLGMYSFHVLKGGCNGIGAWACNSVLNSVILLLFVKFYKENCSGLIYKKPANF from the coding sequence ATGCCGACGGTTTCTCGATACTGGCTGTCGGAGCACCCTTCCATTGTCAATTTCAGATGGAGCCACTCCCAATCATGGGGCTCCACGTGGTCTTTCCTCGTCGGCACCGTCACGCTCTACCTCCTCGCCGCCGTCTTCCTCCGTCTTTCTACGATCCTCCTCCGCCGCGATCGCCCGGTCCCACTCGGCCTGATTCCGGCCGTTCACAGTCTCTCCATGGCTGTAATCTCCGCCGTCATCTTCGCTGGTATCCTCTTCTCCGCTGCGGCCGAGATTCGTGACACCCGGTGGCTCTGGCGACGGAGCAGAACCAGAACCACCCCATTTCAATGGCTGCTCTGTTTTCCAATTGGCACTCGCCCCTCCGGGCGCGTGTTCTTCTGGTCGTACATTTTTTACCTCTCTCGATACCTCCATCTCCTCCGCACCTTTTTCACCGTCCTCCGCTGCCGTCGCCTCCCATTGTTCCACCTCTTCAATCATTCCATCCTCATCCTCACTTCCTTCCTCTGGCTCGAATTCGCACAGTCTTTTCAAATTCTCGCCATTCTCTCCACTACCCTCCTCCATACCCTCGTCTATGGTTACCGATTCTTGACCGCCGTCGGGCTCCCGGCCGCCTGCTTCCCGTTCGTACTTAATTGCCAAGCTGCTCTTCTTTCCTGTAACTTGCTCTATCATCTTGGGATGTATTCATTTCACGTTCTGAAAGGCGGGTGCAACGGCATTGGCGCTTGGGCTTGCAATTCTGTGCTTAATTCCGTTATCCTTTTGCTGTTCGTGAAATTCTACAAGGAAAATTGTTCGGGTTTGATTTATAAGAAGCCTGCGAATTTCTGA
- the LOC120074973 gene encoding E3 ubiquitin ligase rnf-5, producing MASGFGESTSRQPQSPSCSDNNGDASNFECNICLDLAQDPIVTLCGHLFCWPCLYKWLHIHSHPQECPVCKAIIEEQKLVPLYGRGKTSTDPRSKSIPGINIPNRPAGQRPEAAGPPPEPNPFPHNGFGFMGGLGGFAPMASTRFGNFTLSAAFGGLVPSLFNFQMHGYADPSMYGAGANFPYGFPNMFHGSHGHAHGYYHQLRQGQQDYYLKRLLLFIGFCVLLALIWQ from the coding sequence ATGGCGAGCGGGTTTGGGGAATCGACAAGTAGGCAACCTCAAAGCCCTTCTTGTTCCGACAACAATGGTGATGCTAGTAATTTTGAGTGCAATATTTGCCTGGATTTAGCTCAAGATCCTATTGTAACCCTATGTGGTCATCTTTTCTGTTGGCCATGCCTTTATAAGTGGCTGCATATTCATTCCCATCCCCAGGAATGTCCAGTTTGCAAGGCTATCATAGAAGAGCAAAAATTGGTTCCTTTATATGGTAGGGGTAAGACATCGACTGACCCAAGATCAAAAAGTATTCCTGGAATTAACATTCCTAATCGGCCTGCGGGACAGAGACCCGAAGCAGCAGGTCCTCCTCCAGAACCAAATCCTTTTCCTCACAATGGGTTTGGATTCATGGGAGGTCTTGGAGGGTTTGCTCCAATGGCGTCGACGAGGTTTGGCAATTTCACGTTGTCTGCAGCTTTTGGTGGTCTTGTCCCATCTTTATTCAACTTTCAGATGCATGGATACGCAGATCCAAGCATGTACGGTGCAGGTGCTAACTTTCCATACGGGTTTCCTAACATGTTTCATGGTAGCCATGGTCACGCCCATGGATACTATCACCAGCTCCGTCAAGGTCAGCAAGATTATTATCTGAAGCGGCTgcttttgtttattggtttttgtgtTCTTCTTGCCCTAATCTGGCAATAG